Proteins co-encoded in one Kribbella qitaiheensis genomic window:
- a CDS encoding 3' terminal RNA ribose 2'-O-methyltransferase Hen1, whose amino-acid sequence MTIGTTSTGLGAPATDLGFLLHKNPARPQSLEVAGGTAHVFYPEATEERCTIAVLLEVDPIALVRSGKGRPAVGFTLGQYVNDRPYAASSLLAVAVGKLFRTAMIGRCDARPELTARPITLDIRVPALPCRGGAAMAERLFGPLGWSVDARPVPLDPEIPSWGDSRYVDLRLHGELRLADALHHLYVLLPVLDDAKHYWVGSDEVDKLVRAGDGWLGTHPDRELISNRYLAHRKRLTDSALEALDRLIEVDGEEVESAQDEPFAEVGDDSPAGPAQGEGGAKAVDASSPEPAAEVEKPVSLAVQRRTAVVELLRELGARRVADLGCGEGVLVAQLLKDSSFSEVVATDVSARALTYAERRLHVDEMSDRKRERLRLFQSSVTYADARLTGLDAAVLMEVIEHVDPPRLPALAYAVFGSARPGNVVVTTPNSEHNVRFETLPAGAFRHPDHRFEWTRAEFREWADSVCRSYGYEVSFRPVGPDDPEVGPPTQLALFRRTGSELKEAI is encoded by the coding sequence GTGACTATCGGTACCACCTCGACCGGCCTTGGCGCTCCTGCGACCGACCTCGGATTCTTGTTGCACAAGAACCCGGCGCGACCGCAGTCGTTGGAGGTCGCCGGCGGCACGGCGCACGTGTTCTACCCGGAAGCCACCGAGGAACGCTGCACCATCGCGGTCCTGCTAGAGGTCGATCCGATCGCTCTGGTGCGCTCCGGCAAGGGGCGCCCGGCCGTGGGGTTCACGCTCGGGCAGTACGTGAACGATCGCCCGTACGCCGCGTCCAGCCTGCTCGCCGTCGCGGTCGGCAAACTCTTCCGTACTGCGATGATCGGCCGCTGCGATGCTCGTCCTGAGCTCACAGCCCGGCCGATCACGCTGGACATCCGGGTGCCGGCTCTTCCATGCCGCGGCGGTGCGGCGATGGCCGAGCGGCTTTTCGGCCCGCTTGGCTGGTCGGTCGATGCACGGCCAGTCCCGCTCGATCCTGAGATCCCGTCCTGGGGCGATTCCCGGTACGTCGATCTGCGGCTGCACGGCGAACTCCGGCTCGCGGACGCGCTGCACCACCTCTACGTGCTGCTGCCGGTGCTCGACGACGCGAAGCACTACTGGGTCGGCTCGGACGAGGTGGACAAGCTCGTCCGTGCGGGTGACGGCTGGCTCGGCACGCACCCGGACCGCGAGCTGATCTCCAACCGCTACCTGGCCCACCGCAAACGCCTCACCGACTCGGCGCTCGAAGCCCTCGACCGCCTGATCGAGGTAGACGGCGAAGAAGTCGAGAGCGCGCAGGATGAGCCTTTCGCCGAGGTCGGCGACGACTCGCCCGCCGGACCGGCGCAGGGCGAAGGCGGGGCCAAGGCGGTCGACGCATCGTCGCCGGAGCCGGCTGCCGAGGTGGAGAAGCCGGTGTCGTTGGCGGTTCAGCGGCGTACCGCGGTGGTCGAGCTGCTGCGGGAGCTCGGGGCCCGGCGAGTGGCGGATCTGGGGTGCGGCGAGGGTGTGTTGGTGGCCCAGCTGCTGAAGGATTCGTCGTTCAGCGAGGTGGTGGCGACCGACGTTTCCGCGCGGGCGCTGACGTACGCCGAGCGGCGGCTGCACGTGGACGAGATGTCCGACCGGAAGCGCGAGCGGCTGCGGCTGTTCCAGTCCTCTGTCACGTACGCCGACGCGCGGCTGACCGGTCTCGATGCCGCCGTGCTGATGGAGGTGATCGAGCACGTCGACCCGCCACGGCTGCCCGCTCTCGCCTACGCGGTGTTCGGCTCTGCCCGGCCCGGCAATGTCGTGGTCACCACGCCGAACTCCGAGCACAACGTGCGCTTCGAAACGCTGCCTGCGGGCGCTTTCCGGCATCCGGACCACCGGTTCGAGTGGACCCGGGCGGAGTTCCGCGAGTGGGCCGACTCGGTCTGCCGCAGCTACGGCTACGAGGTCTCCTTCCGCCCGGTCGGGCCGGACGACCCCGAAGTAGGCCCACCAACCCAGCTGGCCCTGTTCCGCCGTACCGGTTCTGAGCTGAAGGAGGCGATCTGA
- a CDS encoding helix-turn-helix transcriptional regulator, which yields MDPSHLANVQAIAALEEPTRRQLYELVVRSPAPVSKDEAAAALAIPRTTAAFHLDKLAAEGLLSVVYERRSGRCGPGAGRPAKLYRRSELEVEISLPGRTYDVAGLLLAAALEDAESTGEPPTRALARHATRYGKSLGETARGTRDVIQVLEKQGFEPREDGPDILLGNCPFHLLANEHQQLVCGMNQHLLTGLLDGLGDTDREAILSPSPGHCCVRINQRALDE from the coding sequence GTGGACCCATCCCACCTCGCGAACGTCCAGGCGATCGCCGCGCTGGAGGAGCCGACCAGGCGGCAGCTGTACGAGCTCGTCGTCCGCAGTCCCGCGCCCGTCAGCAAGGACGAGGCCGCCGCCGCCCTCGCCATCCCCCGGACCACCGCCGCCTTCCACCTCGACAAGCTGGCCGCCGAAGGCCTGCTCAGCGTCGTGTACGAGCGCCGCTCCGGCCGGTGCGGTCCAGGCGCCGGCCGTCCGGCCAAGCTATATCGCCGGTCCGAGCTGGAGGTAGAGATCTCACTCCCCGGGCGCACGTACGACGTCGCCGGGCTGCTGCTCGCCGCGGCGCTGGAAGATGCCGAGTCCACCGGCGAGCCGCCGACCCGAGCCCTGGCCCGGCACGCCACCCGCTACGGCAAGAGTCTCGGTGAGACAGCCCGTGGGACCCGCGACGTCATCCAGGTCCTGGAGAAGCAGGGTTTCGAGCCACGGGAGGACGGCCCGGACATCCTGCTGGGGAACTGCCCCTTCCATCTGCTCGCCAACGAGCACCAGCAGTTGGTCTGCGGGATGAATCAGCACCTGCTGACAGGCCTCCTCGACGGCCTGGGCGACACCGACCGCGAAGCGATCCTCTCCCCCAGCCCCGGACACTGCTGCGTCCGCATCAACCAGAGGGCCTTGGACGAGTAG
- the folE gene encoding GTP cyclohydrolase I FolE: MTTIRSEVEPFTADEVVPDAGMPLHVVAGRPEIDLPAAERAVADLLKALGRDPHSVHLADTPRRVAHAYAEMLTPREFELTTFPNDEGYDELVLARNIPVQSFCEHHMLPFQGVAHVGYLPGDRILGLSKLARVVELFARDLQVQERLTKQVADWLQDQLAPKGVGVVIEAEHLCMSLRGVRAAGALTVTSSLHGMLRENPSSRQEFFALTGINS, encoded by the coding sequence ATGACGACGATCCGGTCGGAGGTAGAGCCGTTCACCGCGGACGAGGTGGTGCCGGACGCGGGGATGCCGTTGCACGTCGTCGCGGGGCGGCCGGAGATCGACCTCCCGGCAGCGGAGCGTGCGGTGGCGGATCTGTTGAAGGCGCTCGGGCGTGATCCGCACAGCGTGCACCTGGCCGATACGCCGCGCCGGGTCGCTCATGCGTACGCGGAGATGCTGACGCCGCGTGAGTTCGAGCTGACCACGTTCCCGAACGACGAGGGGTACGACGAGCTGGTGCTGGCGCGGAACATCCCGGTCCAGTCGTTCTGCGAACACCACATGCTGCCGTTCCAAGGTGTCGCGCACGTCGGCTATCTGCCGGGCGACCGGATCCTCGGGCTGTCGAAGCTGGCACGCGTCGTCGAGCTGTTCGCGCGTGATCTTCAGGTGCAGGAGCGGCTGACCAAGCAGGTCGCCGACTGGCTGCAGGACCAACTCGCCCCGAAGGGCGTCGGTGTCGTCATCGAGGCCGAGCATCTCTGCATGTCACTGCGCGGAGTCCGGGCCGCGGGCGCTCTGACGGTCACCTCGTCACTCCACGGCATGCTCCGCGAAAACCCGAGCTCACGCCAGGAGTTCTTCGCCCTGACAGGCATCAACTCCTGA
- a CDS encoding glycosyl hydrolase family 8: MSYLLRGLTAAAVVTAALIAQPILAPSASPAAVTADTLLSQGKPATASSVEGTGFEAAKALDGNSATRWASVEGHDPEWIRVDLGATASISRVKLNWEAAYGKTYKIQTSPDGSAWSDVFSTTTGNGAIDDLTLSGSGRYVRVYGTARGTSYGYSLFDLEVYGTTGGGTGDTTPPSTPGSLAATGTTSSSVSLGWNASTDNVGVTGYVVSRNGTEIATTSGTGTTYTDTGRTASTSYTYTVKARDAAGNVSGASNTVTATTQAGGGGGGPAVPFGSHQFPYAAGMLTPSGSQATLDQKVVDYYQQWKSAFVKQSCGNGWYQIISPDADHPYVAEAQGYGMVITATMAGADSAAKTIFDGLVKYMLAHPSVNNAGLLAAEQDTSCKSVNGSDSATDGDMDVAYGLLLADKQWGSAGTYNYKQLAIKHINAIKASEVNPNTNLLTFGDWSTSGDATYNMSRTSDWMVDHFRAFKAATGNSVWDTIRAKHQSVTTSLQANYASATGLLPDFVINTNSTPKPATGQVLEDPNDGAYWWNACRDPWRIGADAVTSGDSASLASARKLNTWIKSKTGGNASNIATGYKLNGTAIDASSDAAFFAPFAVTAMTDSGSQAWLDAIWNKMLTTPVDTSSYYAASIQLQVMITATHNHWVP, from the coding sequence ATGTCGTATCTACTTCGAGGGCTGACCGCTGCCGCGGTCGTCACCGCAGCCCTGATCGCACAACCCATTCTGGCCCCATCGGCTTCGCCGGCCGCCGTGACCGCCGACACGCTGCTGTCCCAGGGGAAGCCCGCCACAGCATCGTCCGTCGAGGGCACTGGCTTCGAGGCCGCCAAGGCTCTGGACGGCAACTCTGCCACTCGGTGGGCCAGCGTTGAAGGCCACGATCCCGAGTGGATCCGGGTCGACCTCGGCGCCACCGCGAGCATCTCGCGCGTCAAGCTCAACTGGGAAGCCGCCTACGGAAAGACTTACAAGATCCAGACCTCGCCGGACGGATCGGCCTGGTCCGACGTCTTCTCGACCACGACCGGCAACGGCGCGATCGACGACCTGACCCTGTCGGGCAGCGGCCGCTACGTTCGCGTCTACGGCACCGCCCGCGGTACGTCGTACGGCTACTCGCTCTTTGACCTGGAGGTCTACGGCACGACCGGCGGCGGCACGGGCGACACCACGCCGCCGAGTACGCCGGGCAGCCTCGCGGCTACCGGAACCACCTCGAGCTCCGTATCGCTGGGGTGGAACGCCTCCACGGACAACGTCGGCGTCACCGGTTACGTCGTCTCCCGCAACGGCACGGAGATTGCCACCACAAGTGGCACCGGCACCACCTACACCGACACCGGCCGAACGGCATCGACCAGCTACACGTACACGGTCAAGGCACGCGACGCCGCCGGCAACGTGTCCGGAGCGAGCAACACGGTCACTGCGACCACCCAAGCCGGTGGCGGCGGTGGCGGACCGGCCGTTCCTTTCGGTAGTCACCAGTTCCCCTACGCGGCCGGGATGCTGACGCCGTCGGGCAGCCAGGCGACGCTCGACCAGAAGGTCGTGGACTACTACCAGCAGTGGAAGTCGGCTTTCGTCAAGCAGAGCTGCGGCAACGGCTGGTACCAGATCATCTCGCCCGACGCCGACCACCCGTACGTCGCCGAGGCCCAGGGCTACGGCATGGTCATCACCGCGACCATGGCCGGGGCCGACTCCGCCGCCAAGACGATCTTCGACGGCCTGGTCAAGTACATGCTGGCCCACCCCTCGGTGAACAACGCCGGCCTGCTGGCTGCCGAGCAGGACACCTCCTGCAAGAGCGTGAACGGCTCAGACAGCGCGACCGACGGCGACATGGACGTCGCCTACGGCCTGCTGCTGGCCGACAAGCAATGGGGAAGCGCCGGCACCTACAACTACAAGCAGCTCGCGATCAAGCACATCAACGCGATCAAGGCGAGCGAGGTCAACCCGAACACCAACCTGCTCACGTTCGGCGACTGGAGCACCTCCGGTGACGCCACCTACAACATGTCGCGTACGTCGGACTGGATGGTCGACCACTTCCGCGCCTTCAAGGCGGCCACCGGCAACTCCGTCTGGGACACCATTCGCGCCAAGCACCAGAGCGTGACCACCTCGCTGCAGGCGAACTACGCATCGGCAACCGGCCTGCTGCCCGACTTCGTGATCAACACCAACTCCACCCCGAAGCCGGCCACCGGTCAGGTTCTGGAGGACCCGAACGACGGCGCGTACTGGTGGAACGCCTGCCGCGACCCGTGGCGGATCGGCGCCGACGCGGTCACCAGTGGCGACAGCGCCTCGCTGGCCTCGGCCCGCAAGCTCAACACCTGGATCAAGTCCAAGACCGGCGGCAACGCGAGCAACATCGCCACCGGCTACAAGCTGAACGGAACGGCGATCGACGCCAGCAGCGACGCCGCCTTCTTCGCGCCCTTCGCCGTCACGGCGATGACCGACTCCGGCAGCCAGGCCTGGCTCGACGCCATCTGGAACAAGATGCTGACCACCCCGGTCGACACCAGCAGCTACTACGCCGCCAGCATCCAGCTCCAGGTCATGATCACCGCCACCCACAACCACTGGGTCCCCTAA
- the ybaK gene encoding Cys-tRNA(Pro) deacylase, whose product MAKSKQTGQGTPATVALSKAGLPFTTHSYDHDPAAKSYGLEAAEALGLATAHVFKTLLVEVDGKLAVGVVPVDKQLDLKAVAAALNGKKATMADPAAAERSTGYVIGGISPIGQKRSLPTVVDSSASEQDTVYVSGGRRGLDIGLSPADLVTITSARTAPIAR is encoded by the coding sequence GTGGCGAAAAGCAAGCAGACCGGGCAAGGCACTCCGGCAACCGTGGCGTTGAGCAAGGCAGGCCTGCCGTTCACAACGCATTCGTACGACCACGATCCAGCGGCCAAGTCGTACGGTCTGGAAGCCGCCGAGGCCCTGGGGCTCGCGACGGCGCACGTGTTCAAGACCTTGCTCGTCGAGGTCGACGGGAAACTCGCGGTCGGCGTCGTCCCGGTCGACAAGCAGCTCGATCTCAAGGCCGTGGCCGCCGCCCTGAACGGCAAGAAGGCCACGATGGCCGACCCGGCGGCGGCTGAGCGCAGTACGGGCTATGTGATCGGCGGGATCAGCCCGATCGGACAGAAGCGGAGCCTGCCGACCGTGGTCGACAGCTCCGCTTCCGAGCAGGACACCGTCTACGTCTCCGGCGGCCGCCGCGGTCTCGACATCGGCCTCAGCCCCGCCGACCTCGTCACGATCACCAGCGCTCGCACCGCGCCCATCGCCCGCTGA
- a CDS encoding polynucleotide kinase-phosphatase yields the protein MERITIPALSLVVLVGVSGSGKSSFARKHFLGTEVISSDFCRGLVSDDENDQAASKDAFEVLHFIAAKRLAAGRLTVIDATNVQPEARKQLVALAREYDVLPVAIVLDVPERVAVDRNALRPDRQFGAHVVQRQRQQLRRGLRSLKREGFRNVQVLGSVEEIDAVTIDRTRLFNDLTDQTGPFDIIGDIHGCRAELEQLLTTLGYTLTRDPEGRAVDATYAGRTGVGTEPAGRRVVFVGDLVDRGPDTPGVLRLVMGMVASSNAYCVPGNHEDKLLRALRGKKVKVSHGLAESLEQLAAEPEEFRAAVETFIDGLISHYVFDRGNLVVSHAGLVERMHGRTSGRVRAFCLYGETTGETDEYGLPMRYPWANDYRGRAMVVYGHTPTPVPEWINNTICLDTGCVFGGSLTALRYPDRELVSVDAFEQYYEPAKPLQVATAPGRAPDVLDITDVTGRRVIETATHGRLSIRAEQAGSALEVMSRFAIDPRFLLYLPPTMSPVATSPIPGVLEHPTQAFEAYKSDGVTELVCEEKHMGSRAVVLVTRDDDVAEKRFGLAGRGAVHTRTGRSFFDTALTDELLLRLRAVAEAAGLFEELDTSWLLLDAELLPWSAKAIELLKNQYAAVGAAARTALPAATAGLESAVAAGLDVGDLLARTQQRTANADLFSAAYRRYCWPTEGLDGVRIAPFQVLASEGATYEEKPHAWHLSIADRLVAAGPTLITPTRRLFVDLDSWDAGTAWWEELTAAGGEGMVVKPAANLIRTKKGLAQPGLKVRGQEYLRIIYGPDYTEPANFDRLRQPKPRPQTLNGPPRIRPRPGVPGTGRPRRTAVAHPRMRLLSFGPGVRTSRPAPLDRIRQTNFADAWR from the coding sequence ATGGAGCGCATCACTATCCCCGCGCTGAGCCTCGTCGTCCTGGTCGGGGTGAGCGGGTCGGGCAAGTCATCATTTGCGCGGAAGCACTTCCTCGGCACCGAGGTGATCTCGAGCGACTTCTGCCGCGGACTGGTCTCGGACGACGAGAACGACCAGGCCGCCAGCAAGGACGCGTTCGAGGTGCTGCACTTCATCGCGGCCAAGCGGCTCGCCGCCGGTCGGCTGACGGTGATCGACGCGACGAACGTGCAACCAGAGGCACGGAAGCAGTTGGTCGCGCTGGCCCGCGAGTACGACGTACTGCCGGTCGCCATCGTGCTCGACGTACCCGAGCGGGTGGCGGTCGACCGGAACGCACTTCGACCGGACCGGCAGTTCGGCGCGCATGTGGTGCAGCGGCAGCGGCAGCAACTTCGCCGGGGGCTGCGGAGCCTGAAGCGGGAGGGCTTCCGGAACGTGCAGGTCCTCGGCAGTGTCGAGGAGATCGACGCTGTGACGATCGACCGGACCCGGCTGTTCAACGACCTCACCGACCAGACCGGTCCGTTCGACATCATCGGCGACATCCACGGCTGCCGAGCCGAACTGGAGCAACTCCTCACCACCCTCGGTTACACCCTCACCCGCGACCCCGAGGGCCGCGCGGTCGATGCCACCTATGCCGGACGCACGGGGGTGGGGACGGAGCCCGCCGGACGGCGGGTGGTGTTTGTCGGGGATCTGGTGGATCGGGGGCCGGATACGCCGGGGGTGTTGCGGCTGGTGATGGGGATGGTTGCTTCCAGCAACGCTTACTGCGTACCGGGGAACCATGAGGACAAGCTGCTGCGCGCGCTTCGCGGGAAGAAGGTGAAGGTCAGTCACGGGCTGGCGGAGTCACTTGAGCAGCTGGCCGCCGAGCCGGAGGAGTTCCGCGCCGCGGTCGAGACCTTCATCGATGGGCTGATCTCGCACTACGTCTTCGACCGCGGCAATCTCGTCGTGTCGCACGCCGGACTGGTCGAGCGGATGCACGGTCGTACCTCTGGCCGAGTTCGTGCGTTCTGCCTGTACGGCGAGACGACGGGGGAGACCGACGAGTACGGCCTGCCGATGCGCTACCCGTGGGCGAACGACTACCGCGGTCGCGCGATGGTCGTCTATGGGCACACCCCGACGCCGGTGCCCGAGTGGATCAACAACACCATCTGCCTGGACACGGGCTGCGTCTTCGGCGGTTCACTGACCGCGCTGCGCTACCCCGATCGCGAACTCGTCTCGGTCGATGCCTTCGAGCAGTACTATGAGCCCGCGAAGCCGTTGCAGGTGGCAACCGCTCCCGGTCGCGCGCCCGACGTACTCGACATCACCGACGTCACCGGTCGCCGGGTGATCGAGACCGCGACGCACGGCCGGCTGAGCATCCGGGCGGAGCAGGCCGGTTCAGCGCTCGAGGTGATGAGCCGGTTCGCGATCGACCCGCGGTTCCTGCTCTACCTGCCGCCGACGATGAGCCCGGTCGCGACCTCGCCGATCCCCGGTGTGCTGGAGCACCCCACGCAGGCGTTCGAGGCTTACAAGTCGGACGGCGTGACCGAGCTGGTGTGCGAGGAGAAGCACATGGGCTCGCGGGCCGTCGTACTGGTGACGCGTGATGACGACGTCGCCGAGAAGCGGTTCGGGCTGGCCGGGCGCGGCGCGGTCCATACCCGCACCGGTCGTTCGTTCTTCGACACCGCGCTGACCGACGAGCTCCTGCTCCGTCTACGAGCGGTCGCCGAAGCTGCAGGACTCTTCGAGGAACTCGACACCTCGTGGCTGCTCCTCGACGCCGAGCTTCTCCCGTGGAGCGCCAAAGCCATCGAACTCCTGAAGAACCAGTACGCCGCGGTCGGCGCGGCAGCTCGTACTGCGTTGCCTGCGGCCACGGCCGGGCTCGAATCGGCTGTGGCAGCAGGGCTCGACGTCGGTGACCTGCTTGCGCGGACCCAACAGCGCACGGCCAACGCGGACCTGTTCAGCGCGGCCTATCGCCGGTACTGCTGGCCGACCGAGGGGCTCGACGGCGTACGGATCGCGCCGTTCCAGGTGCTCGCTTCCGAAGGAGCGACGTACGAGGAGAAGCCACACGCCTGGCACCTCTCGATCGCGGACCGCCTCGTCGCGGCCGGTCCGACGCTGATCACGCCGACCCGGCGACTGTTCGTCGACCTGGACTCGTGGGACGCGGGGACCGCCTGGTGGGAAGAACTCACCGCTGCCGGCGGCGAAGGCATGGTCGTCAAACCGGCCGCGAACCTGATCCGGACGAAGAAGGGCCTCGCCCAACCAGGCCTGAAGGTCCGAGGCCAGGAGTACCTGCGGATCATCTACGGCCCGGACTACACCGAGCCGGCGAACTTCGACCGCCTCCGCCAACCGAAACCTCGGCCACAAACGCTCAATGGCCCTCCGCGAATACGCCCTCGGCCTGGAGTCCCTGGAACGGGCCGCCCGCGGCGAACCGCTGTGGCGCATCCACGAATGCGTCTTCTCAGTTTTGGCCCTGGAGTCCGAACCAGTAGACCCGCGCCTCTAGACCGGATTCGTCAGACTAATTTCGCCGATGCCTGGCGGTAG
- a CDS encoding glycoside hydrolase family 32 protein produces the protein MIVKSVMLALTLVGVLGVQGSTGDCPEFPYQPTNYQEDNRGQFHFSSRGGWMNDVNAPLYYRGVYHLYYQHNPHGLAWDTMHWGHPTSTDLVHWRQKPIALEPGVHPGDLWSGGGVVDTGNVTGLKTGDDDPIVVYSGTDGVTVFYSLDGGNTFKSFDNGRKVVKPPAKTSRDPKVFWDPDSRRWGMVVWSDQDGNGVDFYTSTNLLDWSFASRYQGDWLFECPDMVRMPLDGASHWVLSAGSGEYVVGDFDGTTFKTSWPTPQKINQIDTYAGSDYYAALTFANLPANRVVSMAWQGGNHGSTWTGNASFPVEERLKSTPSGPRVLSTPVPEIASLRTSTQSWKNLTLDSAAARRLLAGVTADTYELDAVVDVRQAKQFGFRLHTSPDGWFDKDVVYDASNGLLDGAVMPAHDGKVKLRLLVDRGQLDVFGNDGEVYQSHNVNFDSLPGGDGVELFVDGRIQLESLRLHELGSIWKNRSESTLSTNIAGLWYPASGTWSDVAGGKQGESSGDAFYLSKASGADFTYEGDVKLASGTAAALTFRANKDASKHYTVNLDADAGVVKLWRPGRDIATSPLTVERGRTYHFKVVAQGPSLKVSLDGKQAIDATDTEQSAGQFGVNVFRGTGVFQNLRIS, from the coding sequence ATGATCGTCAAATCGGTAATGCTGGCTTTGACTCTTGTGGGGGTGCTCGGCGTGCAGGGCTCGACAGGGGACTGCCCGGAATTTCCCTACCAGCCGACGAACTACCAGGAGGACAACCGCGGTCAGTTCCACTTCAGCTCGCGCGGCGGCTGGATGAACGACGTGAACGCGCCGCTGTACTACCGCGGCGTCTATCACCTCTACTACCAGCACAACCCGCACGGGCTGGCCTGGGACACCATGCACTGGGGACACCCGACGAGCACCGATCTCGTGCACTGGCGGCAGAAGCCGATCGCGCTCGAACCAGGCGTGCATCCCGGCGACCTGTGGTCCGGTGGCGGGGTCGTTGACACCGGCAACGTGACCGGGCTGAAGACGGGCGACGACGATCCGATCGTGGTGTACTCCGGGACCGACGGCGTCACCGTCTTCTACAGCCTCGACGGCGGCAACACCTTCAAGTCGTTCGACAACGGCCGCAAGGTGGTCAAGCCGCCCGCGAAGACCAGCCGCGATCCGAAGGTGTTCTGGGATCCGGACTCGAGGCGCTGGGGCATGGTGGTCTGGTCTGACCAGGACGGCAACGGCGTCGACTTCTACACCTCGACGAATCTGCTCGACTGGTCGTTCGCCTCGCGCTATCAGGGCGACTGGCTCTTCGAGTGCCCCGACATGGTGCGGATGCCACTCGACGGTGCCTCGCACTGGGTGCTCAGCGCGGGTAGTGGCGAGTACGTGGTCGGCGACTTCGACGGTACGACGTTCAAGACGTCCTGGCCGACGCCGCAGAAGATCAACCAGATCGACACGTACGCCGGTAGCGACTACTACGCCGCGCTCACCTTCGCGAACCTGCCGGCCAATCGGGTCGTCTCGATGGCCTGGCAGGGTGGAAACCACGGCTCGACCTGGACTGGCAACGCATCGTTCCCGGTCGAGGAGCGGCTGAAGTCGACGCCGTCCGGTCCACGGGTCCTGAGTACGCCGGTGCCGGAGATCGCCTCGTTGCGCACCAGCACCCAGAGCTGGAAGAACCTGACGCTCGACAGCGCAGCGGCTCGGCGGTTGCTGGCCGGGGTCACGGCCGACACCTACGAACTCGATGCTGTGGTCGACGTACGGCAGGCGAAGCAGTTCGGCTTCCGGCTGCATACGAGTCCGGACGGCTGGTTCGACAAGGACGTCGTGTACGACGCCTCGAACGGCTTGCTGGACGGAGCCGTGATGCCCGCGCACGACGGCAAGGTGAAGCTCAGACTCCTGGTGGATCGTGGTCAGCTGGACGTCTTCGGGAACGACGGCGAGGTCTACCAGAGTCACAATGTGAACTTCGACAGCCTGCCCGGCGGGGACGGCGTCGAATTGTTCGTCGACGGGCGGATCCAATTGGAGTCGCTGCGGCTCCATGAGCTGGGCTCGATCTGGAAGAACCGGTCCGAGTCGACGCTCAGTACGAACATCGCCGGTCTCTGGTATCCGGCTTCCGGCACCTGGTCGGATGTTGCTGGCGGCAAGCAAGGTGAGTCGTCCGGCGACGCTTTCTATCTCAGCAAGGCGTCTGGTGCCGACTTCACCTACGAAGGCGACGTGAAGCTGGCGAGTGGCACGGCTGCGGCGCTCACGTTCCGCGCGAACAAGGATGCCAGTAAGCACTACACGGTCAACCTCGACGCTGACGCCGGCGTGGTGAAACTCTGGCGGCCCGGTCGGGACATCGCCACCTCACCGTTGACCGTCGAACGCGGGCGGACCTATCACTTCAAGGTGGTTGCTCAGGGACCAAGTCTGAAGGTGTCGCTGGACGGGAAGCAGGCGATCGACGCCACCGACACGGAGCAGTCTGCGGGCCAGTTCGGGGTCAATGTCTTCCGCGGTACGGGCGTATTCCAGAACCTCAGGATCAGCTGA